The Mercenaria mercenaria strain notata chromosome 6, MADL_Memer_1, whole genome shotgun sequence genome contains the following window.
CTGtttgcaaaaataatatacaCATAAATGTAGCACattttgtctaaatatattacaaaatactgTGAATGCAGTAAAATAAAAGTCAATTTTGAAAACCTAATCACGTCATgggttgtttatatgactgaccAGTCAGAACGGACAAACATAACCCTATTGACCGATATACAGCTAACATTTTTCCAAAAGTAAGTCCCCTGTACCCTTTTTAATTGGTTGTCTCTAACCTATAGTATACACATCTTTATCTAAGTGTGAAGAATGATCTAACCACAGAAACGAAATGACCAGAAAGCGTACGATGATATATCTTCTAAGGGAGATATATCAATCACCTTTGATCACTACATAATTACATCCAGATCTAAATGAAGCTCTGAAATGGTTCTACTACTAATGAATGTTTTTATGTTGTGCAAATACAAATGCGCTATATTTAGTATCAAAATGTCAAACATGTCAGAaggaaatttgaacaaaatccgACTCATTGAAATATTAGTGTGCTATAACCCATCTATCATTACTTGACTACAACTCATGGGTCTTATGCATGATTAGATCCACTTAAATGAACGACGAACATGTGTGAACACATTCTCAGATGACATATTTAGGTTTACACATTAAGACAACAAATGACTAGCATTTCAGATATACTTTTTCTACTCAGGTTAGAATAATAAAAACTTAATAGTATAGTGTTATACTATATGAAATAATAGAATAGGCTATTACTGCATATAACTGTTCAAGTATTCAATACGTTGTTATGGAATAGGATGGCAGGGTTTCCTGTACATTTTATAACGATTTTCTATAACAAAGCTGCTTGAATTCTCACAATTCCTAAACTAACAATGCGCTTCATtcgaaacattttcatttttaataacaccATTATAACCATTACTTTCAATAGAAAAGTTACGCCACAATAAAAGATTCCGACGGAATCGCGATTCGTCGGAGAGCTCTTCcaaatattaaagattttttgaGCACCAAGGGCCTCTTAGTGTCGAGCCCTGTTAACATGCTACAGTAGATGATTAATTTCTGTTAAGTTGTACACACTTCTATTGTTTAAGATACATACTACATATCAAAGTGGCCTACCTTAGACAGGCACACAaataattcaaatcattttgcGTATCATGGGCAATGAAACTGCGTATCTTATATATTACAATACTGCAATGGTTCCCCGACAGATAAGAATGGAAAAACCCTGAGCATTTCTCTAATTCCTTCTTCAATTGATATCTTATTTCGATACCCTAAatcatttatctttttatatgaGACTTCATAATCACGTTTGTCTTTGTCATGCGTTGAATAAGTTTGAGTAATACTGCAGTCTGGTATTAGCTTTTGAATAATCTGCGCAACattgtattttgtcatgttaAGATTTTCGTCCCCGACATTATATGCTTCGCCGgacatattttgttcattttcaaGTGCAAAAATGAATGCTTCTGCAGCATCTCTTACATGCAGGAATGTCCTTCTGAAATCACCTTcatataattcaatatttttgcaTTCAAAGGCTTTATATGTCAAATCGTTTACCAGTAAATCAAGTCGCATTCTTGTAGATAAGCCAAACAATGTAGCGAGTCTAAGAGAGATACCACCTACGGATCGTATTATTTCTTCACCACTTGCTTTACTTTTTCCATACAATGTCAAGGGATTTAACTTTGTGTTTTCCGTACAGTTGCCATCGATAGCACCGTAACAAGATCCTGTGCAAGCGTATATCAATATTTGATTACTTGATTTAAACTCAGCGATATTCCTTGTGCCAGATATATTAGTATCCAATGCAGAATCTGGATTTGCATCACAAGCAGGATATCCAACTATAGCTGCAAGATGTATGATTGCGTCTTGTAATGATATTTCATCGGCAATATGTTTCCTATCCTTTATATCTCCCTTAACTATCCTAAGTCTAGAGTTATTTGCGACGTGTATTAATGAATTGACTCCCCAGCGTAACGTATCATATACTGTTACATCATGCCCTTTCTTTAACAGCATTGGTACTAAAATTGAACCAAGATATCCAGCACCTCCTGTGACTAGCACTTTCATTCCTTCTATGAACTGCTGCAACAAagataaaaaacacacacatacatatatattaattcATGAAAACGACCAATGTACGTttgttaatattaaaataatggtTTTAAGGAAATAGCCCAATCATTTCGaacatgtatatttgatttattctcGACCGGGTTCAAAAATTAACACCAGGACGGTTACAAACAATATGGCGTCATTTGACGTCGCCAATAGAAATAAAGGACGTCACTCTTAAATAAATGACGTCTAATATTCTAACGAATAAAAATGACTGACGTCGTTGTAAAACGTTTCTGTAAAGTATGACTTTTCATGCAACATACTTAATTTTGTCCGCTACTGAATATCCGTATATATTCCAGATCTGATATCATATATCAATTGCATCTTTACAGAGGTAAGCCTAACGTCCACTGTGAGGCTACGTCTTTCTTGCATGTTCATTATTTTACTGAATCCTGACATGAGACCTATAACTGCCTACCAAAAACATTAAAGGGATAAGTGTGTCTGAACAAACATGATGATGATACAAAATTGCTATATCCAATttccttaaaaatattttgacgtAGGCATGTATTCATATATACGAATGTAATATCAAGTCATACAACCTGTAGCACTCATATTTCAAGGGCATTTCCTTCGGTTGTTACTGTGAAACCTTCAGCGCAGTTGCTGGTCTGTAACCTACCTATTTTGTCTTTGGGATTTATATAAAGTCTACCAATTAAAAACAGAATTGGTTACATCACTAAGTTTATAAtgtttttactttgataaatagacaaaaagtaaataaattgaagtGTATAGCTGTTACTGTTTATTCTTATTGTTTATCAATTTATGTCGGTGTTCAATGGCTATCCAAATGAAATGTGGAGCTAATAGAAGTCGCGACCAGAAAGTATACACAGGAATATAATTTTAGTAACTTGTTTGATTTTCTGTGGCGGGCATAAATGGGCggaacattttgttgttttcatgaaagaaaaactgtataatgatttaaactttaaaattattctATAATAAATAGTAAAAACATATCAGTTGCAATGCAACAGCGCTATTTCAGTCAAGATGCGCTTCTTTATTCCGGTTTATATGCCTTTTGTTTGGCGCACTGGCTTAAAAAAGTAGTCAGTGCTTCTATTTTGAATGTGAACATTCTGAAAGGCATCAGTTCTTACCTCAGTGATAATAACCATTATGACATCTCATCATACTTTGTTTGAGTGCTGGACGACTATTTAGGAATCAGTATTCCCGTTCCTACCCTCCCTGCCCGCCCTTTCCCATTTGGGAAAGCAGCACAGGGATCCAGACTCCTAATATATTTTGTCGTGTAACGGTCGCCTATACCTAGCTTGCAAGATTATATTGTAGTCTTGCGCCAAGTGTAGGCTGCATTTTTTTCTGCTCTGCAAAATtggattattttgcaaaaaccAGTGATTTTAGATATTGGATTTTTGGCTCAGTTTTTAATAAATTAGTGACCAACATACATAATCTATTTTGCGGAATTATCATTGGATTTACgaataactttgatgtaaaaaaatcgtaatatgacaaatattggagtaacgtttcaataatttcagtcagttttggtGAACAACATCTCATTCGAAATTATGGCTAATCCGTGTACAGATACACAATACAGTAGATACCAATTACTCGATTATAGACATGTGCCTAGGTGGTATACAATATCGAATAAAGAAACATTAGCTATATTGAAAAAagtataatcttttgaaatacagaggtaaATGGGCTGGTCGCCCGAGGATAAAATCTAAAGCTGATATTCACTTGACAAATTCGACCCAGATTAAACTAgatcatacatttatatcaactgcacacagaaagaaacaacaggaacattcaaatttgatccaaattaaactagatcactcatttttattaaatgcccaaagaaagaaacaactgaaaccttcggaatcattgatttcaactcatttagatttgaaaattgaatactgcttaagccggtgctagggggcgtgggcagtgttgcactttcaattactgctcatgaacagactcaatcaaaccgagtctgcaactttcactgtttgctttgttctcggtgctttcgagggatcaactttccagattatatttcaACTGTAAACATAAGGTATGTGCGAGGAAAGTATGCTGACCTTCTCCAGCACATATTAGAGGAGGGTATAGACCTCTGTATAATCACTGAAACTTGGCTACAGCCGGATGGTGATGGCGTTGTCAGGAGGGAATTGTCTCAGAATGGTTAATGTTTTGATGATGTCACGGGACCCGACCGTAAAAGTGGAGGACTTGCCctattatacagaaacaatctcaaagtgtcaagtatatgtctaatatacgaatatcatataaaaagtATCTTTCCTAAAGTATtatcaaaacctacgccttaaacatacttttggaccttgacaatccctaactttgaatactgacataaactgttgaaacgtatttatgctaagtatgaatgaatggatccatgtgagaaaaacatgaatgtccaattaaagaatacgggattcccgtatatggaatgttccatatacgggaaaaatgtttccgtatacgcccgtatattaggagtatacggaatgcgtacactcccgtatacggaaccattttccgcagtgaaGATGCCCAGCAAAAAACCTTTCAGTCCTTTGAATGTGCTGAATGGAAAGTACGTAgtcaatcattcatcctctacatctTTGGTATATATAGACCGCCATATTCGGAGAGACACCCAGTAACTCAGGCTATGTTTATGTCAGAATTCACTGATTTCTTGAACAAATAACGACAAGATTCGAGTCTGTCTCTGGTGCTTttaggtgactttaacatccacatgaataataagtcagactgctacacaaaacaatttcagcagtgtttgagatcttttggactggttcaacatgtcaatgctcctactcattctggtggtcatgttcttgacctgatgatcacaaagctagaagacaaacgtgtgaatgtcttagaacctttgccagactattacatctctgaccactgctttgttagttgtatcatttaaaagtgtcgccctcccttgatcaggaaagaaatcaaatctcgcaattggaaatcCATATCCAGTGACATATTACAAGCAGAATTCGGTCAGTTAAATAAATTGTAGTTAACTCGTCCAAggtcaatgatcttgtgtctgagttcactagaatcacgttGGACATTGTTCAAAAACATGCCCCTCTAAACaaaagaactattctctgtagaccaacagttccttggtactctggatacctaaaacagctgaaagAATACAAAcatcaatagaaaaaatctttatgaataacaaatctgacctttcaaagaaagtatatagtggtgtaagaaatgtatatagtGCTGAATTTTCTAGGGCCAATGATGAGCACTATCAGAgcaagattggagaagcagaaggaaacatcaaaaaccTATATGCTGTAACATCagatttactgggaaggtcgaaggacaatccgctcccattacacacaagtgcaatatctttggcaaatgactttctacgataatttgctgataaaataataaagttgagaaatgatcttgacaacatatcaactgaaacactcaatggtaattcttcctactcaaatccacctgtgattCTGAATACctttactgcgttcaaaccactttcctgaaacgatattttgaaaaatgtataagcatcaaaatctacaacttgtgaatTGTGATActaactaagaaattaaaggagcatttttcacaacttgctcccattgtgacagaaattgtaaaccgatcactgctatctggtgtgttcccacaggaatggaaaagtgctgtgataaaacctttgttgaagaagaaaggtctcccacttgaactgcaaaactaacGCCTAGTGTcgaatttaacattcctctccaacattcttgaaaaagctgcaatAAATCAAATCAATATGCATATCGAAGCTAACAATCTcttcccagcttaccaaagtacctatagaaaatatcatggggttgaaacagcgatgatcaaaatgtataatgttcttttggaaaccatagatgaaaatcaaataacaatcgtggtcgtgatcgacttgagtgcagcgtttgataccatcgatatcccgatactgattcaaatccgtCAAGGTGAGTTTGGCATACAatgcactcccttgaaatggatagaatctcaaggacagaacaatgaaagttttagtcgaacagtcagcatctgacacggagccactgaggtttggtgtcccgcagggttcttgtgccggaccgcagatctttaccctgtatatatcggctctcaaccgagtggtgcagaaatatccagctgatctctatggataaaCGGACGAACACAAGATTgcaaattcaagcgggaaattttCAGAATGaaacaactgttcttcaacaactcgacagttgtctcaatgaaatcataaaatggatgacaaccttcaaactgaaaatgaatcagtctaaaactgaaattattatgtatggaacaagacaacagttagcgaaattgaacatcacaagtgtaaacgttggtgggtgtgacgtaaaatgcatcgatcatgtcagagaccttggtgtaactatgaccaatacactcaactttgaccatcacattcagaaaaagagTCAGATAGCACATGTGCAATAACGAAACCTTAgagctatacggaaacatctcacacaaaattcaactgaatcattagtgcatggattgattcattctcacattgacttctgcaacagtctatttacagaaattccagcctaccaaatcaatatactacagcgagtccaaaatcacgccgctagagtagtcaagaatacTTCCTATGagaaaccaagtaccgaacttctgaaagaattacactggcttccagttaaggctagtgTCATAttaaaagttttagtaatagtcttccgtgtcatcaatggtacagctccagtatatctgagggaaatgcttgtacctactcgacaacgatacagacttcgctcacaaagtgacactaactttaacatccctagacggcgaacaaaattagcagacagatctatggcagtccttggtcccaaatggtggaacgatctgcctagctatctgaaaaacattcagtctgaagcaaGCTTtggatcaaaactgaaaacacatttatttgggcagtttcatgaacaatgagtgcagtcttgtt
Protein-coding sequences here:
- the LOC123549859 gene encoding GDP-D-glycero-alpha-D-manno-heptose dehydrogenase-like, producing the protein MLFRPDLTRIYIQQFIEGMKVLVTGGAGYLGSILVPMLLKKGHDVTVYDTLRWGVNSLIHVANNSRLRIVKGDIKDRKHIADEISLQDAIIHLAAIVGYPACDANPDSALDTNISGTRNIAEFKSSNQILIYACTGSCYGAIDGNCTENTKLNPLTLYGKSKASGEEIIRSVGGISLRLATLFGLSTRMRLDLLVNDLTYKAFECKNIELYEGDFRRTFLHVRDAAEAFIFALENEQNMSGEAYNVGDENLNMTKYNVAQIIQKLIPDCSITQTYSTHDKDKRDYEVSYKKINDLGYRNKISIEEGIREMLRVFPFLSVGEPLQYCNI